In the Chryseobacterium sp. MYb264 genome, one interval contains:
- the panC gene encoding pantoate--beta-alanine ligase, with translation MEVLKNKKTLQDFIERQKEMGKRIGFAPTMGALHNGHLSLYEAASKENDLVISSIFVNPTQFNNAEDLEKYPRDINRDILILKNSGFVDAVYIPEVADIYPEKAESSHYDFDGLENEMEGKSRPGHFDGVGTVVEELFRQVQPDNAYFGEKDFQQLAIIKKMVEKKKIPVKITGVPIFRAENGLALSSRNQRLHEERREASKIIYETLEKVNKWFNEFSVTEIKERIQDIFDQQKGMQLEYFLIANEETLQETDFFYKDKNYRAFIVVVVDGVRLIDNMHLD, from the coding sequence ATGGAAGTTTTAAAAAATAAGAAAACACTTCAGGATTTCATTGAAAGACAGAAAGAAATGGGTAAAAGAATAGGATTTGCCCCTACAATGGGTGCCTTACACAATGGGCATTTATCCTTATATGAAGCAGCGAGTAAAGAGAATGACCTGGTGATCTCATCAATTTTTGTTAATCCCACTCAATTTAACAACGCAGAAGACCTTGAAAAGTACCCCAGGGATATCAACAGAGACATTTTAATTCTTAAAAACTCAGGTTTTGTAGATGCGGTATACATCCCGGAAGTTGCCGATATATATCCAGAAAAAGCAGAAAGCTCTCATTATGATTTTGACGGACTGGAAAATGAAATGGAAGGAAAATCCAGACCCGGACATTTTGATGGCGTAGGAACAGTGGTAGAGGAGCTTTTCAGACAGGTACAGCCTGACAATGCCTATTTTGGAGAAAAAGATTTCCAGCAACTCGCTATTATCAAAAAAATGGTAGAAAAGAAAAAAATCCCTGTAAAAATAACAGGAGTCCCTATATTCAGAGCAGAAAACGGACTCGCTTTAAGTTCGAGAAACCAGAGACTTCATGAGGAAAGAAGAGAGGCATCTAAAATCATCTATGAAACCTTAGAAAAAGTTAACAAATGGTTCAATGAATTCTCAGTTACTGAAATAAAAGAAAGAATACAGGATATTTTTGATCAGCAAAAGGGAATGCAACTGGAATATTTTTTAATCGCCAACGAGGAAACCTTACAAGAAACTGATTTTTTCTATAAAGACAAAAATTACAGAGCCTTCATTGTTGTCGTTGTAGACGGAGTGAGATTAATTGATAATATGCATTTGGACTGA
- a CDS encoding RNA-binding S4 domain-containing protein produces the protein MRIDKFLWSIRFYKTRSIAAEEIKKNRVSIGESAVKSSKEVKEGDTIKIRKNQIDYKIKVIQIPKSRIGAKLVPLHIKDVTDKEQYELLKLRKDSQNYYRIKGEGRPTKKDRREMDDYVENDVTADFTDWDDFFGETGEDAENED, from the coding sequence ATGAGAATAGATAAATTTTTATGGAGCATTCGTTTCTATAAAACGCGAAGTATTGCTGCAGAGGAGATTAAGAAGAACAGGGTTTCAATTGGAGAATCTGCCGTAAAGTCATCGAAGGAGGTAAAAGAGGGAGATACGATTAAGATTCGTAAAAATCAAATTGATTATAAAATAAAAGTCATTCAGATCCCGAAAAGCAGAATAGGGGCTAAGCTTGTTCCGCTCCATATAAAAGATGTAACAGATAAAGAGCAGTATGAATTACTTAAGTTAAGAAAAGATTCTCAAAATTATTACAGAATAAAAGGCGAGGGGAGACCTACCAAAAAAGACCGTCGTGAAATGGATGATTATGTGGAAAATGACGTAACTGCAGACTTTACAGACTGGGACGATTTCTTTGGTGAAACGGGGGAAGATGCGGAAAATGAAGATTAG
- a CDS encoding shikimate kinase translates to MIISLVGYMGCGKSHISKILSEKLNFKLIDLDKEISRKNKLTIPEIFEKKGEIYFRKLEREALEEILASEENVVLSLGGGTPVYYNNMDIININSKSVFLRASVSTLAERLSKQKEKRPLIANISGEDLPEFIAKHLFERNAFYSKAQFSVGTDSREPEDIVNEIIEKLYL, encoded by the coding sequence ATGATAATTTCACTCGTCGGATACATGGGATGCGGCAAATCTCACATTTCCAAAATTTTAAGCGAAAAACTCAATTTTAAATTAATTGACCTTGATAAAGAGATTTCACGAAAAAATAAATTAACAATTCCTGAAATCTTTGAAAAAAAGGGTGAAATTTATTTTAGAAAGCTTGAAAGGGAGGCTCTGGAAGAAATTCTGGCAAGCGAAGAAAATGTAGTTTTAAGCCTAGGCGGCGGCACTCCGGTGTACTACAATAATATGGATATTATTAATATTAATTCCAAAAGCGTGTTTTTAAGGGCTTCTGTATCCACCTTAGCGGAAAGACTCTCAAAGCAAAAAGAAAAAAGACCTCTCATTGCCAACATCTCAGGAGAAGATCTCCCAGAATTTATTGCCAAACATTTATTTGAAAGAAATGCATTTTACAGTAAAGCTCAATTTAGTGTAGGAACGGACAGCAGAGAGCCGGAAGACATTGTAAATGAAATTATAGAAAAGCTCTATCTCTAG